A part of Chanodichthys erythropterus isolate Z2021 chromosome 4, ASM2448905v1, whole genome shotgun sequence genomic DNA contains:
- the ism2b gene encoding isthmin-2, whose product MLRSRKSLWVLLSVLLAVWIEHAISFPVRHHTRSRHGVSAENQVQSDLEDSHSYQHRWLQHRSIGVLPQPEPEEESKPFVLDLKNFPDLANADIGSQNPNIQVTIEVLDDPPMEVEMDLVKEWSNDWPTSSPSSTVEWLGGKKLFWPLFWGYTDADSGDDGTGQAVEEEDDYTLEYDSGEPLPIGLDKTDGNWESPWTQSYYEEKVEEWSAWSPCSVTCGHGNQTRSRSCGDFCTSTESRSCDPVPCPDDWNSVAHVFPFEMENGTEPFGTDVDSCEKWLNCKSEFLQRYLQQVLTELPSCPCTYPSDASNNIVSLLDAEHDRTFQWRDASSPKERLDIYKPSARSCLRSGLSKDGTTLAAQHCCYDDNKHLITRGKGAGTPNLISTEFSPELHFKVDVVPWILCKGDWSRFHAVRPPNNGLHCTENPQQDIFMNELEEAREY is encoded by the exons ATGCTAAGGTCGCGTAAAAGTTTATGGGTGCTTTTAAGTGTGCTGCTGGCTGTCTGGATAGAACACGCGATCAGCTTCCCTGTGAGACATCACACGAGATCTAGACACGGCGTCTCTGCAGAG AACCAGGTCCAGAGTGATTTGGAAGATTCGCATTCCTACCAACACAGGTGGCTCCAGCATCGCTCTATAGGTGTCCTACCACAGCCTGAGCCTGAGGAAGAATCAAAACCCTTTGTTCTAGACCTGAAAAACTTTCCAGACCTGGCAAATGCTGACATTGGCTCCCAAAACCCAAACATTCAG GTGACCATCGAGGTGTTGGATGACCCTCCTATGGAAGTTGAGATGGACCTGGTTAAAGAATGGAGCAATGACTGGCCCACATCTTCTCCCTCCTCTACTGTAGAATGGCTGGGTGGAAAGAAGCTTTTCTGGCCTTTATTTTGGGGCTACACGGATGCAGATTCCGGCGATGATGGTACTGGCCAAGCAGTGGAGGAAGAGGATGACTACACACTGGAATATGACAGTGGGGAGCCCCTCCCTATTGGTCTGGACAAGACAGATGGCAATTGGGAAAGCCCATGGACTCAAAGCTATTATG AAGAAAAAGTGGAAGAGTGGAGCGCATGGAGTCCCTGTAGTGTCACTTGTGGCCATGGCAACCAGACCCGCTCACGTTCATGTGGAGATTTCTGCACATCCACTGAGTCCCGAAGCTGTGACCCGGTTCCATGCCCAG aTGATTGGAACAGTGTGGCACATGTCTTTCCATTTGAGATGGAGAATGGTACAGAACCCTTTGGCACTG ATGTTGACAGCTGTGAGAAGTGGTTGAATTGTAAAAGTGAGTTTCTTCAGCGTTACCTGCAGCAGGTATTGACTGAATTACCCAGCTGCCCGTGCACCTATCCTTCAGATGCCTCCAACAATATAGTAAGTCTGCTGGATGCCGAGCATGACCGAACCTTCCAATGGAGGGATGCTAGCAGCCCAAAAGAACGGCTGGACATCTACAAGCCCTCGGCACGTTCCTGCTTGCGTTCTGGCCTATCAAAAGATGGCACCACCCTGGCTGCCCAGCACTGTTGCTATGATGACAACAAGCATCTAATTACAAGGGGCAAGGGGGCAGGTACCCCCAACCTAATAAGCACAGAGTTCTCTCCAGAGCTGCATTTCAAGGTGGATGTAGTGCCTTGGATACTGTGCAAAGGAGACTGGAGCAGGTTTCATGCAGTCCGCCCACCCAATAATGGCCTGCATTGCACGGAGAACCCCCAACAGGATATTTTCATGAATGAATTGGAGGAGGCCAGAGAATATTAA